The following coding sequences are from one Desulfosoma caldarium window:
- a CDS encoding DUF4214 domain-containing protein yields MARALTTKQWIQAFYLAYFGRAGDPDGVSFWSIQVNNGVLDLAGVAENFAQQPEATAQYAYFHVVFNASGEPVTDAMYEEFITQVYQNLLERLPDAQGMAYWLGVLKNGESSPGAFIANIINAAMAGQEEDSSEDWGTICNKSEVAESFTDYLIENNIQWTQELSDQVSAILDEVDSTRDLNEVQQQIEEAINQVVGDDDNDTGDDSDDNDDNNDSDDSDDGDTITPRPGDETIAGTAGDDTLQGTAGNDIIYGYGGDDKIYGYGGDDAIFGGAGADRIDSSDGDDRIDGGDGDDTIYGGPGADLIDGGAGRDYIRGDAGDDTIFGGAGADLIDGGGDADLIDGGAGDDTIDGGDGNDTIAGGDGNDRILDAAGDDSISGGDGNDTIKGNAGDDSIDGGAGDDVIEGGDGDDTILGGDGSDTIDGGYGNDSISGGLGNDRISGSYGDDTIFGDAGDDRIYGENGNDHLDGGAGHDTIGGNVGDDTILGGTGNDLIDGGDGDDSMDGGDGNDHIYGASGDDTILGGEGNDTLDGYAGDDLIQGGAGADTIITGTGNDIVILDAFQSADKIVDFGRDGADKLYIDVATGTTGTNAVPGAGTKRSIVVHNAAAPNAVVNVDLNFSSAVALSSENYLFQANGKNSLLSLITDLSNEGTEAFSGFALGYDRGAGKLYLFHVTAAGGGAFNITATRTLVTIGAWTTLDAGDIYIF; encoded by the coding sequence ATGGCCCGTGCATTGACCACCAAACAATGGATTCAAGCTTTTTATCTGGCTTATTTTGGGCGCGCCGGGGATCCTGACGGGGTGTCCTTCTGGAGCATTCAGGTGAACAATGGAGTTTTGGATCTGGCGGGCGTGGCCGAAAACTTCGCGCAGCAACCGGAAGCCACGGCGCAGTACGCGTATTTCCACGTCGTGTTCAACGCGTCGGGTGAACCCGTGACCGATGCCATGTACGAGGAGTTTATCACGCAGGTTTACCAGAACCTGCTGGAAAGGTTACCCGATGCCCAGGGGATGGCCTACTGGCTGGGTGTGTTGAAAAATGGTGAATCCAGCCCTGGCGCCTTTATCGCCAACATCATCAACGCTGCGATGGCGGGTCAGGAAGAGGATTCATCGGAGGATTGGGGCACGATCTGCAACAAGTCTGAGGTTGCGGAGTCCTTCACAGACTACCTGATCGAGAATAACATCCAGTGGACTCAGGAGCTGAGCGATCAGGTGAGTGCCATTTTGGACGAAGTGGACAGTACAAGAGATCTGAACGAGGTGCAGCAGCAGATCGAGGAGGCCATCAACCAGGTTGTCGGCGACGACGACAACGACACAGGCGACGATAGCGACGATAATGACGACAACAATGATAGCGACGACAGCGACGATGGCGATACGATCACCCCTCGCCCTGGCGATGAAACGATCGCGGGGACCGCGGGCGACGACACCCTTCAGGGGACCGCGGGCAACGACATCATCTACGGCTACGGCGGCGACGACAAAATCTACGGTTATGGCGGCGACGACGCCATCTTCGGTGGAGCCGGTGCCGATCGCATCGACAGCAGCGACGGTGATGACCGTATTGACGGTGGCGATGGCGACGACACCATCTACGGTGGTCCCGGCGCCGACCTTATCGATGGCGGAGCGGGCCGTGACTACATCCGAGGCGACGCCGGCGATGACACGATCTTCGGCGGAGCCGGCGCCGACCTTATCGACGGCGGCGGGGACGCCGACCTCATCGATGGCGGAGCCGGCGACGACACCATTGACGGTGGCGATGGAAACGACACCATTGCCGGCGGGGACGGCAACGACCGCATCCTTGACGCCGCCGGTGACGACAGCATCTCCGGCGGGGATGGCAACGACACCATCAAGGGCAACGCCGGCGATGACAGCATTGACGGCGGAGCCGGCGACGACGTCATCGAGGGCGGGGACGGCGACGACACGATCTTGGGCGGGGATGGAAGTGACACCATTGACGGCGGCTACGGAAACGACAGCATCTCCGGCGGACTCGGCAACGACCGCATCTCAGGCAGCTATGGCGACGACACCATCTTTGGTGATGCCGGCGACGACCGCATTTACGGTGAGAACGGCAACGACCACCTGGACGGCGGAGCGGGCCATGACACCATCGGCGGCAACGTCGGCGACGACACCATCCTGGGCGGAACCGGCAACGACCTTATCGATGGTGGGGACGGCGACGACAGCATGGACGGCGGCGACGGCAACGACCACATTTACGGTGCAAGCGGCGACGACACGATCTTGGGCGGGGAGGGCAACGACACCCTCGACGGTTACGCCGGCGACGACCTTATTCAAGGGGGCGCGGGGGCGGATACCATCATCACGGGAACAGGTAATGACATCGTCATTTTGGACGCTTTTCAGAGCGCCGATAAGATCGTAGACTTTGGCCGCGATGGCGCGGACAAGCTCTACATTGACGTGGCCACGGGCACCACCGGCACCAACGCGGTTCCCGGCGCCGGCACAAAGCGCTCGATCGTGGTCCATAACGCGGCGGCTCCCAATGCGGTTGTGAACGTTGATTTAAATTTCTCCTCTGCCGTGGCGTTGTCCAGCGAAAATTACCTCTTTCAAGCCAACGGCAAGAATTCTCTTTTGAGTTTGATCACAGATCTATCCAACGAGGGCACCGAAGCCTTTTCCGGATTCGCCCTCGGCTATGACCGGGGCGCCGGCAAGTTGTATCTTTTCCACGTGACGGCGGCAGGAGGAGGGGCATTCAACATTACCGCCACCCGAACGCTGGTCACCATTGGTGCATGGACCACGCTGGATGCCGGCGACATTTACATTTTTTAA